The genomic stretch TCGGCAGCGAGCTGGTGTTCGACGAAGCGGCGCTGGCTGCGGCCACCGCCGAGGTGTGGGAGCAAGACCCCAGCCTCAGGCGCATTGTGATCAAGCTCAACGAGGGGTTTTCTGGCGAGGGCAACGCCCTGCTCGACCTGCAACCGCTGCAAGAGTTTGCCCCCGGAAAGGCAGACCTCAGCGATCGCGCCCGCGCCATCGCCAAAGCCTTCCCCTGCCTCAGCTTTCAGTGCGACACCGAAACCTGGGAGCACTTCTCGGCTAAAATTCCGACCCTGGGGGCGATCGCCGAAGCCTTTGTAGAAGGCGACCACAAAGAATCCCCCAGCGTTCAGGGCCGCATTACCCCCCTGGGCGAAGTCGAAATTCTCTCCACCCACGACCAGGAGCTGGGCGGCCCCGATGGGCAAATCTTCCTCGGCTGCTCCTTCCCGGCTAGGCCCGACTATCGGCTCGAAATTCAGGAAATGGGCCAGCGCGTGGGCGAAGAACTGGCCCGCCAGGGAGCCCTTGAGCGCTACGGCGTAGACTTTATCGCCGTAGCCAAGGGCGACCCCAAAGCCCCCGAGTGGGATCTCCAGGCCATTGAAATCAACCTGCGCAAAGGCGGCACCACCCACCCCCTGATGGCGATGAAAATGCTCACCGAAGGGCACTTTCACCAGGCTGACGGGCTGTTCTACACCAAGCAGGAGCAGGTGCGCTACTACCGCGCCTCCGACAACCTGCAAAAGCCCCAGTACCGGGGTTTGCTGCCCAGCGACCTGATGGATATCATCGTTACCAAGCAGCTGCACTTTAACTCGATCAGCGGCGTGGGGGCCGCCTTTCACCTGATGGGCTGCCTGTCGGAGTACGGCAAAGTGGGCCTCACCTGCATTGGCACCAGCCCCAACCACGCCCGCGAAATCTACGACCAGGTCGTTGCCGCCCTGGATGAATCCACTCAAGCCTGACCACTCTGCTCGCTGATGCTAGGGCTAAGGCTACCTTCCTCAGCCTGCATCGACTGCGAATAACTCGCGGACGGTTTTGCCTGTTTATCCTTCCGGTGAAATTCATTGACCTTGTCGGAGCCAAGTCTGGTTTAGGTGGCTTCTCCTACAGTTTTAGTACTTGACCAAGCTGATTTTGACAGGGGCCAGCCGCTCTGGGTGCAGGGTATAAGGTATATGGTCTACGGCTCGCCTTGAACCTGAAACCTTGAACTGTATACCCCACTGACCCGTCAGCTTTAGCTTGGCAGTTTACTAGGCAGTAAGACCCCTAAGAGCCCTCAAAACCTGGAAAGGTTTGAACGTTTTGGGAGCGGAGTCTCCCCTGGATCGGCTACAGCCCTATTGCAGCGGTTGATTTAGTTAGAACCCTTTGACAGGCAAAACCCTCTGGTAGGGGCATTACAGTGCAATGCCCCTACGGCAGATCTGTTCCAACCTTATGGACTTCTGCAATAGCAGTCCGTTAGCCCGCAGCCTTGGTTGGCTGCGGCAAATCAGGCTGATTTGGCACAGCTTTGGCACAGCTTTGCCATACTCAACCCCCAAGATGTGCTGAGAAATCTTCGAGTTTTCTAGCAGCCTAGCGTTCTGTCTATATCCGGTGCATGCCTCCACAAAGAGGTCAAACTTTTCGCGGTTCTAATTATTGATAGACAGCCCCACACCAGGCTAAAGCGTAGCCCTAGGAACAGTCAGCTAAGACCTGCTTGTTCCGCAAAGGTTTCTGAGACACGGTGCAATCTAGAGATTTTTTGGGGTGCAGAGGTTGTCTAACTTTTTCTTTTTAGGACAGCTTTTTCTTTATGCCATTGCCTGTGGTGATGGAAGTTTGACTCTGACTGATTTTGATTTTGACAAAAATTCTGGCTTCATTTTTGTCTTTTTGGAATGGTTCAAGTAATTGTAGATGCCTCGCAAGGCAGGTGAGTGATGATTATTGATACTCGCGAAATATTGGCAAATCACGTTTTGAAAGCTGATGTTTGCATTATTGGCTCTGGCCCGGCAGGAATAACTCTAGCCAGGGAGTTTTTGGGCACAGAAAACCATATTTGTCTACTAGAAAGTGGCGGTATTGGTCAGGATTTAGATATTCAAGATCTCAGCTACGGAGACAGTATTGGGGAAGAGTTTCTGCCCCTTAAAGATGTTCGCAACCGGCAGTTTGGCGGCAACTCCAACATTTGGTCTATCAAGCTGGGGCGCAAAGCAGACAGGCAGTGGGAAATTGGAGTGCGCTACGTTCCCCTAGACGACATCGATTTCGACCAGAGAGACTGGGTGCCCCATAGCGGTTGGCCGATCAGCTACAAAGAACTAATACCGTACTACGAAAAGGCTCAGAGGGTGGCCCATTCTGGGCCATTTGCCTATAGCCCTGCGCCGTGGTCTGATGCCCAGGCAAAACCCTTTGACTTCGCTGAGAATACGTTCACCTCAAAGGTCTTTCAGTTCGGCGCGCGGACCGTATTTTATCAAAACTATCTCGCAGAGTTAGGCGCTGCCCCCAATATTGATGTCTACCTCTACGCAACTGCGGTGGAGCTGGAGGTTCCCCAGGAAAATAGCCTGGTACAGCGGGTTAAAGTTAGCAACCTGACGGGAAAAAGCTATTGGGTAGAGGCTAAAACCTTTGTGCTGGCTACGGGGGGTATGGAGAATGCCAGGCTGATGCTGGCATCCAACCGGCATCGAGCTTGCGGTGTGGGCAACGAAAACGACCTGGTGGGTCGCTTCTTTATGGATCACCCCATGCTCGACATTGGGCGACTTGTGCCAGATCATAGGGGTGCCTTTGCTCAGGCTGCCTTTTATGACCTGCGGCGGGTCAAGGGCAGCCCGGTGATGGGTCACATTACCCTGACTAAAGCTGCGATGGCCGAGCATGGGCTCCCCAACAATGCCGTGGTTTTGCTGCCTCGGCCCAGTGGGCGACAAACCCAGGCGGTGCTGGCGCTGAAAGATCTGGCTGAGAATGGCTATCTCAAGCATCCTACCCCGCAGCACTGGCCTGCGATCGCCCAAAGACTGCTCAAGGTAGCGGGCGGGTTAGACTACATCGCCCGCGTGGTCTACGACGCTCGCAAATACGACCAGTCTCTCCTCCACGGCCTGGGGCGAGGCGGGTGGTCAGAGAGCCCTCAAATTTACAATCGCTTCAAGTCCTACGAGGTTTTACTGGTCACCGAACAGGTGCCCGATCCCAGCAACCGCGTTCAGCTCAGCCGCCAGCTCGACGCCCTGGGCATGCCCCGCCTAGAACTCGACTGGCGGTGGGGAAGCGACAATCGCGATAGCGCAAAACGCACCCAGGATTTATTCGCGGCGGCGGCCAAAAAATCAGGGCTAGGGCGCTACGTCAGCAACTTTGGCGACGGCGACCTGTCCATGCCGGGGCCAGCCGGTATCGCCCACCACATGGGCACAACGCGCATGGGTGCTGACCCCCGCCGGGGAGTGGTCAACGAGAACTGCCAGGTGCATTCGGTGCCCAACCTCTACGTGGCCAGTAGTTCTGTCTTCCCCACCGGGGGCTATGCCAACCCCACGCTGACCATACTGGCGCTGACCCTACGCCTGGCCGACCACCTGAAAGCAACCGGGTCTCAAGCGGCGGCTGTCGTGCAAACGGGCCAAACCGCATAATTGTTGATTGATAGCCATGGTCAATTGGGTTAAGACATTCAGCCGTCTTAGGAGCGTTCAAACGTTTGAACGTTCCTATTTGGTAAACCCCAATTCACGATTAGGAATCCCGCAGGGGCGTAGCCTGCTACGCCCCTACAAAGCGGGTGTATTCAAACAGGATTCGGTATCAGGCCAGCCTCCCAATCGCACCACCGCGATTAAAGCAGGAGGCTGGCGCAGGGGCATAGGCTTAGCCCAGCCAGAGGCTTAACGGTATCGGCCCAGCCCAGCCGAGGTAGAGATTTAAGCTAACTCTACCCGTTACCGACGATCGCCCGCATGCCCTCCAGCGTTGCTGGAATGCTTTTAGGATCCATAAACATCACCTTGCTGCTGTCGCTGCTGCCAATTTTTAGCCCCATCTCCAGGTAGTGCTGCGCCAGGATGAATTGCAGCGCTTCCCCCATGCCGGGGTCTGTGGCCAGGGTTTGGGCAATCACCTGCATGGCTTCAGCGGTACCCTGGGCCTGCAAAATTTGCTCCTGGCGCAGGGCCTGGGCGCGCAGCACGATCGCCTTTTGCTGGGCCTCAGCGTCTAAAATGGCCGCCTTTTGCCGCGCTTCGGCGTCGAGCACCGCCGACTCGGCCCGGCCCTTGGCCGAGTTTACCGCCGACTCGCGCTCCCCCTCGGAGGTGAGCACGGCGGCCCGCTTTTTGCGCTCGGCGGCCATTTGCAGCTCCATCGAGTCCTGCACCGCCTTGGAGGGCACGATGTCGCGCAGCTCCACGCGGGTCACTTTGACGCCCCAGGGGTCGGTGGAAATGTCCAGCTCGCGCAGCAGCAGTTCGTTGATTTCAGAGCGGGCGGTAAAGGTTTGATCGAGCTCGAGCTGACCCATCTCCGAGCGAATTTGGGTGAGCACCAGGTTGACCATGGCCGATTGCAGGTTTTCGACCTTGTAGTAGGCCTTTTCCATATCGACAATGCGCCAGTACACCACGGCGTCTACCGTAATCGAGACGTTGTCGCGGGTAATGCACTGCTGGGGCGGAATATCGAGCACCCGCTCGCGAATGGTCTGCTTAAACACCACCTTGTCGAGAAAGGGCACCAAAAAATTGAGGCCGGGGGTGAGCTTTTTGCCGTTGTACTTACCCAGGGTTTCGACCAGGGCCTCGTCGCTCTGGTTGATGATTTTGACGGAGCTGGCGGCGATCGACCCGCCAAAGATCAGCACAATTAGAAAACTAAAAAAGCCGCCCATAGATGTAATTCCTCAAATGGTTTGCGGTAGTAGTGGTATCGAGGTGGGACGACAACGGCCCACCTAGGCTCTCAGCGCGCTTTCAGGGATCACGTACAGGGTATTGCCCTTGCGCCTGACCACCACCACCGGCTGATCGGCACCGATGGTGATAGTTTCGTCGTCGCAGCGGGCCTGCCAGGAGTTGCCTTCGTAGATCACCCGTCCGGTTTGGCCAGGGGCGATCGCCGTCAGCGTGCGGGCTTCGGTTGACTCTTGCAGACTGTAGGGGGTGCGCTGGGGCACAAACCGCCGCAGCAGGAAGATAAACACCAGCGACAGCGCCACCCAAACTACGATCTGAGCGCTAAAAGACGGCACCCCAAGCGCCATAAAGGCTACGACAAAGGCGCTCAGGCCCAGGGTGGACTCCACAAAGCCCGTGGGCAAAAACAGCTCCATGAGGCAAAAGACAGCCCCAAGAATGGCCCAAAACAGAGGGTAGTTCATAGCAGCCCACCAGAAACGTTAAGCCTAAAAGAAAATGAGCCCGACATGCAGCAATGCGGCACGAACCTTGAAAACCCGCAGCACAGGTGTTTTGTCTGCACGGGCAAACTGCCCCTCCTACCGGCATGAACTCTACCTGCGTGAACGCCTGCCTGCATAAATCAGTGCAGATTGCCAAAGGTCGTAGATCCTCGGTGAGATTGCTGATCCATGAAACCCAACCCAGGTTACCCTTCTGAAAGTCTCGCTATCCTCTAGGATTAATCTATCTTTAGGCCCAGGCCTTTTGGGGCCTTAATTACGTTGTTTTAAGAGATTCGCTGCCGCGTGCCTGTAACCGCCCCGCCCACAAACGCCCACAAACGCCCACAAACGCTATGAATCGTGTTGAGCGTCGCCCCTCTCGCTATAAGCCCTATCTCTGGGTAATCGGCACCGACATTGAAACCCTGCCTGTCGATGAGCTGGTGGGTCAGCGCTACCGCGTGGTTGGCTCGCGGATCTGGCTCGACACCCAGCCCGATCAGCGGCCCGCTGTCCCCGACAGCTTTTCTCAAGAGGCGCTGCCCTACCTGAAGGCCCACCCCCACCGGCTGCACGTGCCGGGGCTATATGGTGTGCTAGAGCGCACCGGGGCACCGCCAATTTTGCTGCTGGAGAATGCCCCGATCCACCCCCAGGCGGGGGAGCTGCTGCCGGAGCTGGCGGCGGGGGTGTTGGGTGCGCCGCCCCTGCGCCAGGCCAACTGGCTCTGGCAGCTGTGGGAGCTGTGGGGCACGCTGGGCGAGCTGGGCCTGGCCAGGAGTTTGCTAGAGCCCGGCAATCTGCGGGTCGATGGCTGGCGGCTGCGGCTGGTGGAGCTGTGGCCCGACGGCGAGCCGCCCACCCTGGCGGAGCTGGCGGAGCTGTGGCGATCGCTGCTGTCGCCCCTGCACCTGGCGGTGTCGGAGCCGCTGCGATCGCTCGTCAACCGCCTTGACGCCGACGCCGTTGACCGCGACACCCTAGCGCTCGAACTCAACCAAATTCTGCTGCGTCAGGCCGCCACGACCACCAGCCGCATCGCCCTGGCGGGGGCCACCGCCCAGGGGCCGACCCAGCCCCGCAACGAAGATGCCTGCTGGCCCCAGGGCACCCCAAGCGACGCTGCCCAGGGGTTTCAGATCGCCATGGTGTGCGACGGGGTGGGGGGGCACGACGGCGGCGAAGTCGCCAGCCAGCTGGCGGTGCAGGCGCTGCAAATTCAGCTGCCCGTGCTGCTGGCCGAAACCCAAAACGAGTCGCAGGTGCTGCCGCCCCAGGTGATTGGGCAGCAGCTCGAGGCGGTGATTCGCATCGTCAACGAGCTGATTAGCTTTCAAAACGACAGCCACGGGCGAGTGGGCCACCAGCGCATGGGCACCACCCTGGTGATGGCGGTGGTCATACCCCAGCGGGTGCAGACCGACGACGGCTGGGGGCGGGTCAACGAGGTCTATCTGGCCCACGTTGGCGACAGCCGCGCCTACTGGATTACCCCCGACTACTGCCACCCGCTGACGGTAGACGACGACATCGCCGGGCGCGAGGTCGTCGCCTGCCGCCAAACCTGGCCCGTGGCCCAAGAGCGCAGCGATGCCGGGGCGCTGACCCAGGCCCTGGGCACCCGCAGCGGCGACTATCTCCAGCCCCATATTCAGCGCTTTGTGTTTGACGAAACCGGCATTTTGCTGCTGTGCTCCGACGGTCTCAGCGACAACTACCGCATCGAAGACGCCTGGGCCAACTACATTGGCCTGATTATTAAAGACATTGTCACTCTCGACTCGGCGGTGGCCTCGTGGATTGAGCTGGCCAACCAGAAGAACGGCCACGACAATACCGCCGTGGTGCTGATGCAGCACAAGCTGTTAGTGCCCTCCCAGGCCGGGGCAGAGACCCCCGTGGGGGCTGCTGCCTTCCAGGAGACGGCCATGCCCGCCGGGGCCAAACTCTACGGCGAAAATCTGCCCCACGAAGAGGTTGTGCCCACCCCGGTAGACTCTCAGCCGCCCCGAGGAGTGCCCCGCTGGGTGCTGGCGGTGTCGGGGTCGGCCCTGCTGGTGGGGCTGCTGGGCTGGTGGCTGCTGGCCGGTCGCTCGCCGGAGCCGCCGGAGCCGGAGCCGACGCCGCCCGTGGCACCTGCGCCCTAGGGAAAGATGGGGGGAAGGATGGGTAATTGCCCACCATTGGCCTTTAGGACTGAACGAGGTGTTTGCCGGGTTGTACTGGCTGGTGGAACCGGGGGTAGGCGGTGGGCACTGCCCACTCTGCTGGAAGGCTGATGAGGTGGGTCAGGCGTGGCTATGGGGATTTTGACGGATACCTTCGCCAATTCTTGGGGAGACGCGGCCCAGGGGGCGCTGCTGAGGCCGGTGCAGAGCTGGCTGGCGGAGCATCCGCTGCTGGGCTGGCTGGTGGGGCATCCGCTGTGGGCGCTGGGGCTGGGGCTGGTGGGGCTGCTGCTGTTCGCCGGGCTGTGGAGCGCGATCGCCCGTCTCACCGAGGGCTTTTGGCTATCGCTAGTCAAGCTGCCGTTTCAGCTCAGCGGCTGGATTTTTGGCGCGGTGTCGGGGCTGCTGGTACGGCGGTGGGCCAAGCCGCACCAGCTTGCTACCGGGGACGATCGGCTGAGTGAGATCGTGGGCCGGTTAGAAACTCTGCAAACGGAGCAGGAGCATCTGTTAGCAGAGATGAGGGAGCTGTTGGGGAAGAAGGGTGAGGGATAAAGTCGGGACAGTTGGTAGAGAGCCGAGTCAATGTTTTTATTTCTGTCGAAGCTGTTGCCGCTGCTGGTCTATCCCCTGGGGCTGGCCTGTGTGCTGCTGGTGGTGGCGCTGCTCTGCCTCAGGCGGCGGCCCCGGTGGGCAGCGGGGGCGATCGCCCTGGCTCTGGCTCTGCTGCTGGTGAGCAGCAACAGCTGGGTGGCGACGGCGGTCGTGCGATCGCTGGAGTGGCGCTACCGAGATACGGTAAATCTGCCGGAGGCGGAGGCAATCGTGGTGCTGGGGGGCGCAATTAAGCCCCAGTTCCCGCCCCGGCCCTGGATTGATGTGGCCGAGGAGGGCGATCGCGTGCTGCACGGGGCGCGGCTTTACCTAGAGGGCAAAGCGCCGCTGCTGGTGTTGAGCGGCGGGCGGATTACCTGGGGCCAGGGCCAGAGCCGCTCCGAAGCCGCCGATATGGCCGAGCTGGCCGAGGCCATGGGGGTGCCCCCCAGCGCCATCGTGCTTGAGCCCGACGCGCTCAACACCTTTGAGAATGCAGCCTATACCCAGGTGCTGCTGGCTAATCTTGGCATTGAGCGCATTTTGCTGGTCACCTCAGCGATGCACATGCCCCGCTCCCTGGCGATCTTTAGAAAGCAGGGGTTTGACGCCATTCCCGCCCCGACCGACTTTCGCGTGGCCGGCGACCCCGCCGACCCGACCCGCACCACCTGGCAGGGACGCACCCTCGGCCTGGTGCCCCAGACCGACAACCTCCACAAATTTACCCGCGCGCTCAAGGAATACATCGGCCTGGGTATCTACTGGGCCAGGGGCTGGCTGTAGGGCCTATTTCCGTCCTTGGGAAGATGCGTCTGAGGGGGGCTGTCTGCAAGCCTTGCCTGGTGCTATAGCTACAACCCCTGGGTTAGGACAATCAGACGCCTCAGGAACGTTCACATGTTCAAATGTTGCTAGGAAAACTGTCCTGACGAGACTGGCTAAAGCTGTCGTTGCTGATCGCGAGTTTTTTTATGGCCTACACCGCTACTCCACCGCTGCATCAGCAGGCGTTTTCCCTCGACCATGCCGCCTGGATCGAGCGGCTGGCCACCACCGAAAACCTGCTGATTGTTCAAGATCTCGACGGGGTCTGCATGGGGCTAGTCAGAGATCCCCTCGATCGGGTGATTGACCTGGGCTATGTCGAGGCCACCCAGCACTTTGACGGCCACTTCTACGTGCTGACCAATGGCGAGCACTCGGGTCGGCGAGGCATTAACGGCATCCTTGAGCGATCGCTGGGGGGAGAGGCCCAGGCCCAGGCAGGCCGCTACTATCTGCCGGGCCTGGCAGCCGGAGGCGTGCAGTGGCAGAGCCGCGCGGGTCAAATTTCCCATCCGGGGGTGAGCGAGGCCGAACTGGCCTTTTTGGCGGCGGTGCCCCAAAAAATGAGCGATCGCCTGCGCCAGTTTTTCCAGCGGCAGGCCGAGCCGCTGGCGGGCGGGGCTCTAGAGTCAGCCATTCAGGCGGCGGTGCTCGACAATATGGCCTCTCCCACCGCCAATCTCAACACCTTTCACAGTCTGCTGTGCGACCGACCCGGAGTGTATGCCGCCCTTCAGCAGGCAATGCAGACCCTGATGGAGGATCTCTTGCAGCAGGCGGCCCGCCAGGGTTTAAAAGACTGTTTCTTTGCCCACTACGCTCCCAACCACGGGCGCGGCCCAGACGGCAAAGAAATTCTCTGGCTGAGCCAGGGTGACGAGTCAGGCACTACTGATTTTCAGTTCATGCTGCGGGGGGCGATCAAAGAGGCGGGGGTGCTGGCCCTCCTAAACCGCTACTACGCCGAGAGAACGGGGCGATCTCCCCTCGGGGCAGACTTTAGCGTGCGCCAGGCACCCCACAGCCATGAGGCGCTGCTGGAGCTGGTGGTACAAAACTTTGACCCGGCGCTGATGCCCACCCTGGTAGGCGTGGGCGATACGGTGACCAGCGTTGTGGTGATGGCAGACGGGCAGCCGGTGGCCAGGCGGGGGGGCAGCGATCGCAACTTTCTCCACCTGATTCAGGCCATTGGCCAGCACTTTGACACCGGCAACCTGGTCACCTACGTCGATAGCAGCGGCGGCGAACTCAAAAACCGCCGGGCCGTCAAACTAGAGGATCGCGATGGCATTACGGTCGTCACCGCTGGCCCTGGTGACCCCCGTGATGGTGACGATCCGCTGCGGCTCAATGTGGTGTTTCCCGGCGGCTATCGGCAGTACTGCCAGGCGTTTCAAACCGCTGCGGCGCGGCGAAAACAGGGGCCAATTAAGGGGCAAACAATCTGAGACAATGACCTGGCATACCAACTAAAAGGCTAGGGATTGGCGATGGGGACAGATCAGCAGCAGATGATCGGCGTTGATTTGGGCGGGTCTGCCATCAAGCTGGGGCGCTTTACCCAGGCGGGGCACTGCCTGGCCGACCTCACGGTGCCCACCCCTCAGCCCGCCACGCCGAACGCCGTGATTGAGGCAATGGCGGCGGCGATCGCCGCCCTTGACCCCCACCGCGAAGCCGTGGCCATCGGCGTGGGCACCCCCGGCCCCGCCGATGCCGCTGGCCGCATTGCCCGCGTCGCCATCAACTTAGCCGGGTGGCACGATGTGCCGATCGCCGATGCGCTCGAAGCCAAGACGGGGCGGTCGGTCACAGTAGCCAACGATGCCAACTGCGCCGGTCTGGGGGAAGCCTGGCTGGGGGCCGGGCGCAACTTTAAAGATGTGCTGACCCTCACCCTGGGCACGGGGGTCGGCGGCGCGATCATTCTCGACGGCCAGCTGTTTGTGGGCCGCAACGGCACCGCCGGGGAACTGGGCCTAATTACCCTCAACCCCGAGGGACCACCCTGCAACAGCGGCAATCGAGGATCGCTGGAGCAGCACTGCTCGGTGCAGGCGATCGTGCGAGAGACGGGGCTGACCCCGGCGGTGCTGTTTGAGCGGGCCAAGGCGGGGGATAAAGATGCGATCGCCTTCTGGCAAACCTACGGTCGCTGGCTGGGGGCGGGCATCGCCAGTCTGGTCTACGTACTCACCCCCGAGGCGGTGATTCTCGGCGGCGGCATTAGCGCGGCGGCGGCGCTGTTTTTGCCCACAACCCTGGCGGAGCTAGAGACCCGCGTGTTGCTCAGTTCCCGCGAGGGCATGCAGGTGCTGGTGGCGGAGCTGGGCAACCAGGCGGGCATGGCTGGGGCGGCGCGCCTGGCGTTTCAGCGGTATGGCGATCGCTAGAGCACCAGAACCAGCATTACAACTGCCCTGCCGCCAATAGGGCGGTTGTGGAAATGTCGTTCTCTTCCCCCAGCAGGATTGTTTTAGCTCGGTCGGTAAGAAAAGATGGCACTGGGATTGAATACTGGAGAAGACCCGTGATGCGCCTACCGATAATCTCCCGACGTGCGGTATCTCTAACGGCAGTTGGAGGCGCTATTCTGGGCCTTGCCCTGAGTGGATGTCAGCCCCGAACGACCTTTGAGCCAGCTCAGCCCCCCAGTGTTGAAACGGGGTTGCCCGCCCCTGGCCGCACCGATCTCGATGTACCCTATGTGCCGACCCCCATGGCCGTGGTAGACGAGATGCTGCGGCTGGCCGAGGTCGGTGAAGACGATGTGCTCTACGACCTCGGCAGCGGTGACGGGCGCATTGTGATCGCCGCCGCCGAGCGCTTCGGCACCCGGGGCGTTGGTGTCGATATCGATCCAGAGCGGGTCGAAGAGGCCAACGCCAATGCGGCGGCGGCGGGGGTCACCGATCGGGTGGAGTTTAGGGAACAAGATCTGTTTGAGACCGATTTCAGCGAGGCCACCGTCGTTACTCTCTACCTGCTGTCCGAGGTGAATCTACGGCTCAAGCCCCGCCTCCTACAGGAGCTAGCGCCCGGCACCCGCGTAGTTTCCCATGCCTTTGATATGGGCAATTGGGCACCCCAGGAAACCCGAGAGGTGGAGGGCCGCATGGTCTACTTCTGGACAGTCCCCGAGGAGGTGCCGCCAGAGCTGCTGTAGCCCAGGCCAGGGAGTTGGCCGCTGGCGAAGGGGCGACAGTCTAGCCTGGGGCTGAGCGGTGTCTATGGCCAATGGGCGAGGGCGTCAAAGGCTCTATTTGTCATGCTAGTTGTGGTGGGTCGCGGCAGCTGCCGTCGGCTTTGCCAGTTGCAATCCTCACTGGAGGAAAATTTATGAGAACGACTGATGACCAGCTCAATCAGTATCGCCGTGCGATCGGGCTGTTTTCCACTCGGCAAGAGGCCGAGCAAGCCATGTACCGCCTGCGCGACTCCGGCTTCAATATGGATCGTGTGTCCGTAGTGGCCAAGTCGGGGGAAGGGTTGAGAGATCTAACTACCGATCAGAGCTACGACCCCAATAAATCGCCGTCTGAGCAGGCTAAGGGCGGTGCTGGTGCCGGTGCCAAGGCGGGTGCAGTGACCGGCGGTGCCATCGGTCTGATCGGCAGCCTTGGCGTACTGGCTATTCCCGGCGTGGGCGTGGCGGCAGAAGTTGGCATTTTGCTTGCCAACGCGCTGTTGGGCAGCGGTATTGGCGCAGCCGGGGGTGGTCTGTTCGGTGCCCTGATCGGCTGGGGCATTCCCGAGAATCGGGCCAACTATTACAACGACAGAGTCAACACCAATAATGAGTATCTGGTGCTGGTCGAGGGTACTGAGCAGGATATTCGCGCCGCTGAACTGGTGCTGCGCGAAAGCGGCATTCGCGACTGGGATATCTTTAGCTCAAATACGGCTCCTGGCTACGCGCGGAGCCGCTAAAACCGGTTGAGCTAGAAATCCAATCCAAAGAAAAGGGTGCAAGTGATTGCACCCTTTTCTTTGTCAAACTTGGGACTTCAATTCTATAGCCATAGTTACGCTGGTCAGGACACCAAAAACTGCCACAACGTTCAAACGTTTGAAGGTTCATCTAGAAAATGTCTCAGCCGGACTGGCTACAGCTAGATATAGCAGTAGTCCACGGGGTTAGGACAGGCCTGACGTCGGGCGACACGCTGCAATGCCCCTACCAGAAGATCTCGCCTGTCAAAGGGGCCTAACCAAAGCAACTGGCCATACCGTCAACCCTTTCGGCGGACGCTCGACCCAGCTATCGTTGAGGATAAACTATCTGACCCTGCTATGCCGACACCCTGCGATGCCCGCCGTTACGCTCCTGCCACCGATCGCAACCGCGAGCCCATCCTGGCTGTGTTGCAGCGAGTGCTGCCCCCCACCGGCACCGTGCTAGAGATTTCCAGCGGCACTGGCGAGCACGCCATCTTCTTGGCCCCGCGTCTGCTGCCCCGGCAGTGGCTGCCCTCAGACCTCAGCGCCGAGGCGCGGGCGAGTATTGCCGCCTGGAGTGCGATCGCCCCTGCCGAGAACCTGCACCCACCGCTGGCAATCGATGCTGCCGCTCCCCAGTGGCCGGTTGAGTCGCAAGGCTTTGGCGACTCCCTGCCCACCCTTGACCTGCGGCGTCACCCCATTACCGCCCTGGTCAATATCAATATGATTCATATCTCGCCGTGGGCGGCCTGTAGGGGGCTGATGGCGGCCGCCGGGCG from Nodosilinea sp. PGN35 encodes the following:
- a CDS encoding peptide ligase PGM1-related protein, whose product is MAAESAQSAAVGLEEPAQTAPSFQDLQQALGDRWSSTDEFDTQERHIVVVPSLSLDQEELQKIEGVNHYEERLLFSLIRLRNPNTHLVYVTSQPLHPSIVDYYLELLPGIPSSHARDRLTLLSAYDSSRKPLSQKLLERPRLLNRIRKAVNLDLAYMTCYNSTRWERDLSVALGLPLLALDPDLLYWGTKSGSREIFRRCGIPHPIGSELVFDEAALAAATAEVWEQDPSLRRIVIKLNEGFSGEGNALLDLQPLQEFAPGKADLSDRARAIAKAFPCLSFQCDTETWEHFSAKIPTLGAIAEAFVEGDHKESPSVQGRITPLGEVEILSTHDQELGGPDGQIFLGCSFPARPDYRLEIQEMGQRVGEELARQGALERYGVDFIAVAKGDPKAPEWDLQAIEINLRKGGTTHPLMAMKMLTEGHFHQADGLFYTKQEQVRYYRASDNLQKPQYRGLLPSDLMDIIVTKQLHFNSISGVGAAFHLMGCLSEYGKVGLTCIGTSPNHAREIYDQVVAALDESTQA
- a CDS encoding GMC oxidoreductase yields the protein MKADVCIIGSGPAGITLAREFLGTENHICLLESGGIGQDLDIQDLSYGDSIGEEFLPLKDVRNRQFGGNSNIWSIKLGRKADRQWEIGVRYVPLDDIDFDQRDWVPHSGWPISYKELIPYYEKAQRVAHSGPFAYSPAPWSDAQAKPFDFAENTFTSKVFQFGARTVFYQNYLAELGAAPNIDVYLYATAVELEVPQENSLVQRVKVSNLTGKSYWVEAKTFVLATGGMENARLMLASNRHRACGVGNENDLVGRFFMDHPMLDIGRLVPDHRGAFAQAAFYDLRRVKGSPVMGHITLTKAAMAEHGLPNNAVVLLPRPSGRQTQAVLALKDLAENGYLKHPTPQHWPAIAQRLLKVAGGLDYIARVVYDARKYDQSLLHGLGRGGWSESPQIYNRFKSYEVLLVTEQVPDPSNRVQLSRQLDALGMPRLELDWRWGSDNRDSAKRTQDLFAAAAKKSGLGRYVSNFGDGDLSMPGPAGIAHHMGTTRMGADPRRGVVNENCQVHSVPNLYVASSSVFPTGGYANPTLTILALTLRLADHLKATGSQAAAVVQTGQTA
- a CDS encoding SPFH domain-containing protein — translated: MGGFFSFLIVLIFGGSIAASSVKIINQSDEALVETLGKYNGKKLTPGLNFLVPFLDKVVFKQTIRERVLDIPPQQCITRDNVSITVDAVVYWRIVDMEKAYYKVENLQSAMVNLVLTQIRSEMGQLELDQTFTARSEINELLLRELDISTDPWGVKVTRVELRDIVPSKAVQDSMELQMAAERKKRAAVLTSEGERESAVNSAKGRAESAVLDAEARQKAAILDAEAQQKAIVLRAQALRQEQILQAQGTAEAMQVIAQTLATDPGMGEALQFILAQHYLEMGLKIGSSDSSKVMFMDPKSIPATLEGMRAIVGNG
- a CDS encoding NfeD family protein, with protein sequence MNYPLFWAILGAVFCLMELFLPTGFVESTLGLSAFVVAFMALGVPSFSAQIVVWVALSLVFIFLLRRFVPQRTPYSLQESTEARTLTAIAPGQTGRVIYEGNSWQARCDDETITIGADQPVVVVRRKGNTLYVIPESALRA
- a CDS encoding protein phosphatase 2C domain-containing protein; translated protein: MNRVERRPSRYKPYLWVIGTDIETLPVDELVGQRYRVVGSRIWLDTQPDQRPAVPDSFSQEALPYLKAHPHRLHVPGLYGVLERTGAPPILLLENAPIHPQAGELLPELAAGVLGAPPLRQANWLWQLWELWGTLGELGLARSLLEPGNLRVDGWRLRLVELWPDGEPPTLAELAELWRSLLSPLHLAVSEPLRSLVNRLDADAVDRDTLALELNQILLRQAATTTSRIALAGATAQGPTQPRNEDACWPQGTPSDAAQGFQIAMVCDGVGGHDGGEVASQLAVQALQIQLPVLLAETQNESQVLPPQVIGQQLEAVIRIVNELISFQNDSHGRVGHQRMGTTLVMAVVIPQRVQTDDGWGRVNEVYLAHVGDSRAYWITPDYCHPLTVDDDIAGREVVACRQTWPVAQERSDAGALTQALGTRSGDYLQPHIQRFVFDETGILLLCSDGLSDNYRIEDAWANYIGLIIKDIVTLDSAVASWIELANQKNGHDNTAVVLMQHKLLVPSQAGAETPVGAAAFQETAMPAGAKLYGENLPHEEVVPTPVDSQPPRGVPRWVLAVSGSALLVGLLGWWLLAGRSPEPPEPEPTPPVAPAP